In one window of Drosophila innubila isolate TH190305 chromosome 2L unlocalized genomic scaffold, UK_Dinn_1.0 4_B_2L, whole genome shotgun sequence DNA:
- the LOC117781957 gene encoding endothelin-converting enzyme-like 1, producing MPRIWGICLLLASVQALPTNHLNQSCRHSGVDPLEESPCSRDINLQYIQRLESYMRPEVDACQDFHGYACGNWRSVHGAGVSAMSLSGSHIDERYVDLFERLLRERQAPEHRLPMFPKLLQYYQSCLALEKPRLRRYLKLLPVPATNHWLELLAILGRHGCHEHYLKIEVIHHNSTQHIVVIQAHEFNLSLNLSRTIYTALRRHMDNKLPSLSQLRIQFRQLEETLERLSRPKNINSEEETLTMYTLDQLQRDLPALNWTYALELRLNGTYDGNHQLLVDELPRLRQLIEHLNQTDARLLQLYGLARFLQHMLQLPHNPLTSLSSSSSTSNSPSAVTCVQHMRKTLYLAMNYVYEHTYYSRQRAADERVIFGVFQELKSQIAQQMEENEFGLEANLLEALQQKVQGLRLNIGNMPQNATDQFYRDWENRWQVGGDFYRNHLQSLLHYYDHLAELERTRNATMRQLFYSFNHHGPTLLDNIDATPYFYCLSSIIIMPYAYVQLPFYHAQFWPALLYGDLANTLGHEMFHAFDTYFVDYDAQGVMRNYSDQLRLNSQYVAGVNCLNDTDVLMLNERTADVSGTRLALKTYMQQPAERRHNGHVYFLQFAQFFCGEEADMFHDPGSKRLNYALAQMPEFAEVFHCAPGTRMNPVKRCQFW from the coding sequence ATGCCACGCATTTGGGGGATTTGTTTGCTGCTGGCAAGTGTCCAGGCGCTGCCCACGAATCACCTGAATCAAAGTTGTCGCCACTCTGGAGTTGATCCCTTGGAGGAGTCGCCATGCAGCAGGGATATCAATTTGCAGTACATTCAAAGGCTGGAGAGTTATATGCGGCCCGAGGTGGATGCCTGTCAGGACTTTCATGGCTATGCCTGCGGCAATTGGAGATCGGTGCATGGAGCCGGCGTATCCGCCATGTCATTGAGCGGCTCTCACATCGATGAACGCTATGTGGATCTGTTCGAGCGTCTGCTGAGGGAACGCCAAGCACCGGAGCATCGTCTTCCGATGTTTCCAAAACTCTTGCAATATTATCAGAGCTGTCTGGCTTTGGAAAAACCACGTCTCCGTCGCTATCTGAAACTTTTGCCGGTTCCAGCTACCAATCATTGGCTGGAGCTGTTGGCGATATTGGGCCGACATGGTTGCCATGAACACTACTTGAAGATCGAGGTGATTCATCACAATTCCACACAGCACATTGTTGTGATCCAAGCGCACGAATTCAATCTCAGCCTGAATCTCAGCAGAACTATATACACTGCCCTGAGGCGTCACATGGACAACAAGTTGCCGTCGTTGTCGCAGCTGCGCATTCAGTTCCGACAACTGGAGGAGACACTGGAGCGTCTGTCCAGGCCAAAGAACATCAACAGCGAGGAGGAGACGCTCACCATGTACACACTGGATCAACTGCAGCGGGATCTGCCGGCTCTAAACTGGACATATGCCTTGGAGCTGCGATTGAATGGCACCTACGATGGGAATCATCAGCTGCTGGTGGATGAGCTGCCCAGACTGCGTCAGTTGATCGAGCATCTAAATCAAACCGATGCTCGACTTCTGCAGTTGTACGGCTTGGCGAGATTCCTGCAACATATGCTCCAGTTGCCACACAATCCACTGACCAGTCTttccagttccagctccaCTTCCAACTCCCCTTCAGCTGTTACCTGTGTGCAGCACATGCGAAAGACACTTTATCTGGCCATGAACTATGTCTATGAGCACACCTACTACTCGAGACAACGTGCTGCCGATGAGCGCGTCATCTTTGGCGTCTTCCAGGAGCTCAAGTCCCAGATAGCCCAGCAAATGGAAGAGAATGAGTTCGGACTGGAGGCCAACTTGCTGGAGGCACTGCAGCAGAAGGTGCAAGGCTTGCGTCTCAATATTGGCAACATGCCGCAAAATGCCACTGATCAGTTTTATAGAGATTGGGAGAATCGTTGGCAAGTCGGCGGTGATTTCTATCGGAATCACTTGCAGAGTCTGCTGCACTATTATGACCATCTGGCGGAGCTGGAGCGTACGCGGAATGCCACGATGAGGCAACTGTTTTATAGCTTCAATCATCATGGTCCCACGCTGCTGGACAACATTGATGCCACACCGTATTTCTACTGCCtgagcagcatcatcatcatgccCTATGCCTATGTGCAGCTGCCGTTCTATCATGCTCAGTTCTGGCCAGCGCTGCTCTATGGCGACTTGGCCAATACCCTCGGCCACGAGATGTTCCACGCCTTCGACACATACTTTGTGGATTATGATGCGCAGGGTGTGATGCGCAACTACAGCGATCAGTTGCGACTGAATAGTCAGTATGTGGCAGGTGTCAACTGCCTCAACGACACCGATGTCCTCATGTTGAACGAACGCACGGCAGACGTTAGTGGAACGCGCCTTGCACTCAAGACATACATGCAACAGCCGGCGGAGAGACGCCACAATGGACACGTGTATTTCCTGCAATTTGCTCAGTTCTTTTGTGGCGAGGAGGCGGACATGTTCCATGACCCGGGCAGCAAGAGATTGAACTATGCCCTCGCACAGATGCCCGAGTTTGCCGAGGTCTTCCACTGCGCCCCAGGAACACGTATGAATCCTGTCAAGCGCTGCCAATTCTGGTAG